Below is a genomic region from Nitratidesulfovibrio sp..
CAGCGTGCAGGTCAGGGCTGGCCCCATGCTGACGGAAACCGACGACGGCGAGGAATCCACCAGCTTCTACTATTTGGCGGGGGTGGCCCAGAAACTCGGCCGTGCCGTGCTGACCTTCGATGCCCTGCGCGACTTCACGGAAGACCCGGAATCGGGGCGGAACATCCTGCGCACCTCGTATACGGCGGGCGTCGGCTTCACCTTCGACCGGTCCAGCCTGAACGCGAGTCTTGGCTATGCCGAGTACGAGCAGACGATCGACGCTGGAGGAACCAAGTTCTGGCGGCCCGGCATGCGCTACATCTACGAGCTGACCGATCGGCTGAAGGCCAACGTGGCGGTGAGCGCAGAGCTGGATGCAGGTTCATCGTCCCTGAAGTCCGATAGATACTATGCCAGTACGGGATTGAACTACGAGTTGTCAGAAACATCATGGGTAGGGATTACCTACCGTTTCAAGAACGTTGATACGGAAGGCCATGACGACGATTTTACAGTAAACCGCATCATGCTTGAATGGGGAATGACGTTCTGATGTGAATGCATGCAGCAATGAAGAAGACGTAACAGCCCGCAAGGGGAGAGAAATATGCGCAATGCCCTCACCATAGACGTGGAGGATTACTTCCACGTAAGCGCCTTTGAACGGTGCGTCGACCCAGATCAGTGGGACTCGCTGCCGCAACGGGCCCTGCGCAATACCAATCGTGTTCTCGACCTGCTTGACCAGTGGGGGCTGCGCGCCACCTTCTTCACGTTGGGGTGGGTGGCCAAGCGCCATCCCGAGCTGGTGCGCCGCATGGCGTCGGCGGGCCACGAGGTGGCGTGCCACGGCTATTCGCACCGTCGCATCACCACCATGACGCCCAAGTCATTCCGTGACGACGTGCAGCGTTCGCGCCTGCTGCTTCAGGACCTTTCGGGCCAGCCGGTAATAGGATACCGCGCCCCCAGCTATACCATCACGCATTCCACCATCTGGGCGCTTGATGTGCTGATAGAATTGGGTTTTTCCTACGATTCCAGTATTTTTCCCATTCATCACGACATCTACGGAATGCCGGGCAGCCAACGCTTTCCGCACGTCATCACCCGCGACGACGGCGTCATCAAGGAATTTCCGCCCACCACCTACCAGGTGGAGGTGCTTGGCCGCCGCGTTAACCTGCCCGTGGCGGGTGGAGGCTACCTGCGGCTGCTGCCCGCCCGCCTTGTCAGCAACGCCTTTCAGCGGTTGAACGCATCGGGCAGGCCATGCGTGCTCTATTTCCATCCATGGGAGATCGACCCCGGCCAGCCGCGCATCAAGGCCTCGCTCAAGTCGCGGGTGCGGCACTACCTCAACCTGGCGACCACCGAGTCCAAACTGCGGCACCTTTTTTCGGCGCACAGCTTCTGCACCATGGCATCCGTACTTTTCGGGCAGGCCGCGCATGTCTGACATCAATGTCGTACGCGTGGACCCGGCCGAAGGGCAGGCATCTGCGGCATGGGATGCCTACGTCGCCGTTGCCTCCGGGGCGGCGGGGTATCATCGCATGGGTTGGATGCGTGTTATCGCGCGGGCCTTCGGGCACAAGGTGCATCCGCTTGCGGCCTTCGAAGGGGAGCGCATCGTGGGCGTGCTGCCGTTGGTGTTCATGCGCAGCCGCCTGTTCGGCAGGTTTCTGGTTTCCCTTCCGTTCGTGAACTACGGCGGGCTGCTGGCGGATACCCCGCGGGCGGCGCAGGTACTGGTGGAAGCGGCGGACACCCTGATGCGCACCCTTGGTGCGAACAGCATAGAGCTGCGTCATGTGGGCTCGCCGCGCCTCGGCCTGTCGGCCAAAAGCCACAAGGTGACCATGCTGCTGGACCTGCCTTCGCAACCGCAGGAGTTGTGGCGCGGTTTCAAGGACAAGGTGCGCAACCAGGTGCGCAAGGCCGAAAAGTCGGGCCTGACTGTGGAAAAGGGCGGCTGCGAACTGCTGCGTGACTTTTACGACGTGTTCGCGGTGAACATGCGCGACCTTGGCACGCCGGTCCATGGCCGGGGCTTTTTTGAAGCGGTCATGGACGAGTTTCCGGCGCAGACGCGCATCGCCGTCGTGCGAAAGGCGGGCGCGGCCATCGCGGCGGCGTTCTGCTACGGGCACGGCGCGACGTTCGAGGTGCCATGGGCCTCATCGCTGCGGGCACACCGTCAATTCTGCCCGAACAACCTGCTGTATTGGGAATGCATCCGGACCGCCTGCACGGAAGGCTTCCTGGTGTTCGACTTCGGGCGTTCCTCGCCTGACAGCGGTGCCTGGCGTTTCAAGGTGCAGTGGGGCGCGCGCGAGGTGCCGCTAAGCTGGGAATACCTGCTGGCGGACGGGGCGCCCCTGCCGGACCTGAACCCCTCCAACGCAAAGTTCGGCCTGGCCATCCGCCTGTGGCGGCATCTGCCCGTGGCCTTCACGCGCCTTGTGGGGCCGCACATCGTGAGGAGCATACCATGAACATGCTCCCGGGTGCTTTTGCGGGGTTTGCGCGTGTGCTGCCCCCGGGCGGCGCGCCCCCGACAGGCGGCGATATCGCGATGGGAATTGCGGCGGCGCTTGGCGTGAGGACAGGGCGCGGGCGTGGTGGCGATGCGTGCGAGGCGTTCGGCCGCGCCCTGCGCGAAACCTTCGGCATGCGGCATGCCTTCCTGCATTGCACCGGCAGGGCTGCCCTGTCGGCTGCGTTCCGGGCCATGCGCGCCCTTGCGCCGACACGCGACGAGGTGCTGCTGCCCGCCTACACATCGTACTCGGTGGCCGCCGCCGCAGTGCACGCGGGAATGCGCGTGGCGCTGTATGATCTCGAACCGGATACCCTGGCGCCCAGCCACGACAGCGTTGCGGCGGCCATGGGCGAACGGACGCTGTGCGTCGTGGCCTGCCACCTGTTCGGCTACCCCGTGGATATCGCCGCGTTGCGCATCCTGTGCCAGCAGCACGGCGCATGGCTGCTGGACGACGCGGCGCAGGCCATGGGGGCCAGCATCGGCGGGCGACATGCGGGCACTTGCGGCGACGTGGGGTTGTTCAGCCTTGCGCGGGGCAAGAACATCACCGCCGTGGACGGCGGTGTCCTGATCACCGGCTCGGACGAACTTGCCCGGCAACTGGCGCAGGACGCGCCGTATGCCGTGTCCCATGCCATTACGGACAACGCCTCGCCGGACAACGCCTCGCCGGACAACGTCCCGCCGGACGACGCGCGCGGCGGAGTGGTCGCAAGGGGCGCAGGCGAAACCTTCTGCCGAGTCGATGCAGTGCTTGCGGCCAAGGCCGTGGTGCTGTGGGTATGCCAGCACCCACGCGCGTACTGGTTGCCTGCTTCGCTGCCGTTCCTGCACATCGGCGCCTCTCGCCTCGAACCACGCTTTGCGTCAGGCGGCCTGCGCCCGTTACAGGCCGCCATGGCCCTGCGAGCCCTTGGTCGGCTGGATGCCGTCAACGCCGGGCGGCGCGCGATGGCACACCGGATCGTGCAACGCCTGCGCGACGTGTGCGGCCTGCGCACGGTGGCCGCGCAACCGGGTGCAGACCCGGTGTTTACGCGCCTGCCCCTGCTGCCCGGTGCGGAAGGCTGGACCGGCGGCGGGCCCCCGCAAATGGGCGCGCTGGGCATGGTGCGGTCGTACCCGCAGTCCTTGCGGGATCTTGCCGCGCTGTCGCCGCACCGCGTCGCAGGGCAGGATTGTCCCGTGGCACGTTGGGTGGCGGCGTCTCTCATTACCCTGCCGACCCACGCCTTCGTGGAGCAGCGCGACATGGACGCCATGGTCGGCATTCTGGTTCGTGCAACCACGAAGGGGCCGGGGGGGCGCCTGCCCGTCGCCCAGTCTGCGGCGTTCCCCGGTCCACCGGCCACGTCCGGTCCGGCGGGCCCGGCGGCGTCAACGGCCATCGGCGGAGGGGGGGCGCGATGAAGGCACTGTTCTGGTCCTCCTTCTTCCTGCTGGCATATGCCTTTGCCGGGTATCCGGCGCTGCTGGCCCTTGGCACGCGCATCGCGCGGCGGCAGGGCCCGGCTCCAGGTCGTGCCAGCTCCGCCCCCACCCCCTCGACCACAGCACGCCCGGATGTCGCACCCCTTGCGGCGCACGCCGCCGACCTGCCCACGGTCAGCATCCTGCTTTCCGTCTACAACGAGGAAACGGTAATTGCACACAAGATAGCGAATTTCCATGCGTTGGAGTACCCGCATGACCGCATGGAACTCTGTATCGTGTCCGATGGCAGCACCGATGAGACCGATGCCATCGTCCAGGCCTGCGGTTCCCCGAGGGTAGGGCTGTTGCGGCAGGAGAGGCGCGGCGGCAAGACCCTGGCCCTCAACCGCGCGGCGCAGGCCGCCACGGGCGACATTCTGGTGTTCACCGACGCCAACGCCATGTTCCGCATCGATTGCGTGCGGATGCTGGTGCAACGTCTTGCCGATGCGGACATCGGCCTTGTCAGTGGCATCAGCGTCTACACCGATGCGCACGGGGCGGCTACGGCGGGCGGAATCTACCGCCGCTACGAGGAATGGATGAAGACCCGCGAGAGCGATCTTTTCTCCATCGTCGGGGCGGACGGCGCGGCCTACGCCCTGCGGCGGGGACTGTATGCGCCGTTGCGGCCCGAATACATCAACGACCTGATCCACCCGGTGCAGGTGGTGTTGCAGGGGCGGCGTGCCGTCAGCGAACCCCGCGCCGTGGTGCACGAAGAGACGGACGAGGGCAACGGCACCGCGCAAATGCGGCGGCAGACCCGCATCATGGCCCAGTCATGGCTGATTTTTCTGCGTTGTCTGCCTGACCTTGTCCGGGCGGGGCAGTGGGGCTTCGTGTGGCAGCTTGCGTCGCACAAGGTGCTGCGCTGGCTGGCACTGCCCCTGCTGGCGGTGTTGACGGTGTCCGCATTGGCGCTGGCCGGGGAAGGCGCCTGGTACGTCCTGGTCTTGGCCGGTATTGCGGCGGGCGCCGTGCTGGCCGTTCTGGGGGCGCGTGGGCAGGTCGGCCTGCCGCGCACGGCGTGGCTGTTCGTGGTGTTGCACGCCGCCGCCGTGGTGGGGCTGTTCAGGCTGCTGCGGGGTGAGACGTTCGTTACGTGGAACCCCAGGGGCACCTAGGCGTGTTTTCAAGCGGGCGGCTATCCGTGAAGTGCACGGCATTGCGGATGGATACGCTGGAAATGCTGTGTCTGCGCATGAGTTTTTTCCTTGTTGGCGAGCAAGGCGGTTCAGTTGCAACCCCCCGACAGGGAAGGAGGTGCCGAATGACGGCCATGAGTTCCTTGTTTTCCAAAATGCTGCGTGCTGCACGTTTTGTCGTGCGCGCGGGTCGCAAGGTTTCGCGCGCCATGCGCGCGGATTACTGCCCGCTGCCGCTGTCCACGTTCGCTTTCGTCAACGGCGATGGCGACATTGCGCGGTTGCACCGGGCATGCCACAGGCTGCTGATTTCGCGCTGCACCACCGTGCGCTCTTGGGGGCGGCTGCTCATCAGCACGCTGGCGTGGCCGTTCTCGTCGCTGTTGCGCAGCCTTGCCATGGCGGCCCGCCATGGCGGATCCGTGGCCCGGCGGCATGGGGTCTCGCGCTGGAGGCAGGTGGGGGGCAGCATGCGCGCGGCCATGCACCACAACATGAACGCCCGGCTTTTCTACTGGTTCGACCTGTTCCGGCCTGATGCGCCGGATCCCGGCACCTTCATCATGCCCCATGAACTGAAGGTGATAGCCGAGGTGCTGGCGACGACCAGCATGGTGCCGGATATTTCCACCAAAACCGGATTTCTGCGGTGCTGCAATGAACTGGGGCTGCCGCACGTGCCCATTCTGGCCAGCTTTTTTTCGGACGGGCGGTCGGAATGGGGCCATGGTGGACAGGATGCCGCCATCGGGAACGACCTGCTGCTGAAGCCCGCCGACTGGGCCGAAGGCCCGAGCGGCGAACTGTGGAAGTGGCAGGAAGGCAAGGGCAACTGGCAGCGGCAGGGCAAGGAGGCGGACCTGCGCGAGATCGAAGCGCGCGGGCGAGAACTGGCGGTGGGGCACATCATGCTCATGCAGCCGTTCGTCCCTGATCACCCGGTGCTGCGGCGTCTCGGCATGCTCGGCACCTGCACGTTGAGATTTTCCACCCTTGCGGTGCTGGGCGGTGAACCGCAGCCCCTCTATGCAAGCCTTCGCATTCCGGGCGGGTGGTGGCGGGCCGAAAGCGGACCGGAAACCGACATGGTGGCCCGCGTGGTCGATTTCTCCACGGGGGAACTGGGCGAAGCGGTGGCGCGCTGCTCGCACCGCCGCTGGAAGCGCCACCCCGATACAGGCGAGGCCATCGCCGGACTGCGCCTGCCCCTGTGGGATCAGGCCATGGCGTTGGCTGCGCGGGCCCACCGCAACATGCTGGGGTATCCCGTCATGGCATGGGACATCCTGATCGGCGTGAACGAAAGCCTGTTGCTCGACGCCTGCGTGGACCCCGCCATCGACCTTGCCCACGTGCCGCTTGGCGGTCCGGTGGGCGACAGGAAATTCGCCGCATCGGTGCTCGTCCATTGCGAGCGGCTCGGTTCCGTTACCGCCGTGGCCTGACCACGGAAAGGACCATGGCATGACGGGACACGAAATCTGGCAGGGCGCTTTGCCCCGATGCGGTGGGGGGGCATAGGCCATGTACACCGCCGCCATCCATCTGCTGACGTTGGTCGTCTTCACGCGCATCGGCGAGCTGTTTCCCGTGCTGATGCCGCTGCATCTCGGCAAGGTCGGCTTTGCCTTCAGCGCAATGGTGTTGCTTGCGGCGGGCGGACGAACGTTCGGCGAGCTGCCACGTATGCCGTTGCTGCGGCATGTGTTGCTGCTGCTGGCGATTGCCGCATGCGGCGTGCCGTTCAGCGTGTGGCGGGCGGGGGCGCTGGAAGGGCTCGAGGCATACGCCCAGACGGTCTACGTCTTTGTGGCGCTGGTGCTGCTGGCCGTGCGCGGCCGGGTAGGGGTGTTGCGGATGGGGCTGCTGCTGGGGGTGATGGTGCTTGGCACCTGCCTGTTGCTGGAAAGGGGATTTTCGCGGGCGTACGTAAGCACCACCTATGATGCCAACGATCTTGCGGTGCTGTTCGCCATGTTCATTCCCGTGCTGGTGGCAGAAGGCATGGCTGGCGTGGGTGGGATGCGCGTTGCGGGCTGGGTGGGGGCGGCCACTGCCTTTGTGGGCATGGCCATGACGCAGTCGCGCGGCGGGCTGATAGCCCTGGGAGTGATGGCGGTGCAGGTCGTGCTTTCATCGCGTCGCAGGGTGCCGCTGCTGGTGCTGCTGGTGGTGGCGGCGGTCGTCTTCTACCACTACGCCGATGCATCGTACTGGGATCGGTTCTCCATTCTGGGCGATGCCGAGGACGACTACAATGTCTCCGACAAGACCGGCAGGATCGAGTTGTGGAAAAGCGGGCTCGAGATGACGCTTGCCAAGCCGTTTCTCGGTGTGGGCATCGGGCAGTTTGCACCGGCCAATTTCATGTACGGCAACGGCGTGTATCTGACGGCGCACAATGCGTACATCCAGATTGCCGCAGAAACAGGGTTGGTGTCGTTGTGCATCTACCTGCTCATGCTGCGGGGCATGTCGCGCATCATTTCGCAGGGCGTGGCCCGTGCGGCGGACGATGTGCGGGCGCGGTCGCGCTGGCTTGGACTCCGGTACGGCCTCACCGCATTCATGACGGGCATCCTGTTCATTTCCAAGGCATACGGGGCGACGTTCTATTGTTTCGTCGCGCTGGTGGTTGCCATGGACATGACGGAGCGGGCCGCATCCGCCACGCGTGAAGCGGGTGAGCGGTGGGCGGAGCGGGCGGCCCAGGCGGGGCGTGTTCTTGTCGCGGCGCAGGGCGTGCCGCCATCCCGTCGCGGCACTGCCTTCACTTCGGGTTCGGCAAGGGGGGCGGCAGCGTGAGCACACTCCGGTACTTCGCCCGCAATTCCGTCATCCGGGTGCTGTCGTTCGCCGTGGGTGTGGGGTTTGCCCTGTTCGTCACGCCGAAGGTGGTCGGCACTCTCGGCAAGGCGACCTACGGCGTATGGGTGCTGATAAGTTCCGTCCTTTGCTACTACCTGCTGCTGGAAGGCGGCGTGATGCAGGCGGTGGCAAAATACGCCTCCGCAGCCTTCGCGCGGGGCGACCGGCGCGAGGTTGACAGGGTCTGCACGGCGGGCGTCGCGCTGCACGCCCTGTCGTGCGTGGCGGCGTTGTGCGTCACGGCGCTGCTGGCCTTCTTCGCTGGGGCGTTCGCCACGGAATTCGTATCGCCCGAACGGTTGCGCCTGTGCCTTGTGACATACAGCGCCTGCCTTGCCTTCATGTTCCTGTTCCGTACCTTCACCGGCATTCTCATGGCCGAGATGCGCTGGACATTCATCGCGCTGTTGTCCATGGCGCGCAGCGCACTGACCAGCATCACCGTCCTGATCTGGATACGCCCCGACAACGGGCTGCTGTTGCTTGCAGTAGTCAACGGGGCGGGATTTCTTCTGGAGGGCATGGTCTGCCTGTACTGCGTGCGCTGTGGAAGAATGGCATCCTTCCGGCCATCGCTGTTCGATCTTTCTCTTGCCAGGAATATGCTTGTCTACGGATTCACGTTTACCATGTCCGAGGTTGGAGATTCATTCCGTTATCGTTCACAGAACTATGTCATCGCATTGTTCATGGGCGTTCGGGAAGTTGCCATATTTTCAATAGCCATGCAATTTATAGGCTATTTCATAAGTCTCATGCAAAGCGCATTCGGAATAATGGTGCCATACTTCAGCAGAATGCAGGTTGGCAGCGATTCCATGAACATTGGGCCAACATTGTTGCACGCGCTGCGCCTCAGTTACGTCATGGCATCATTCATCGGGATGTGCCTTGTGTTTTACGGCAGGGACTTCATCGTGCTGTGGCTGGGGGAGGGGTTTTCCGCCTCCTATGATGCGTTGGTGCCGTTGACCATAGGGGCGGTGCTGTCGCTGGGCATGCTGCCTGCGGATGGATTTCTGCTGGGTACGGCGCGCCATCGCGTGCTTGCCCGGTGCGCCCTTGCCGAGGGCGGCTGCATCCTGCTGCTGTCGGTGGCCCTGGCCGGGCCCTTCGGCATGGCCGGGGTGGCGTGGGCGTATTGCATCGCGGCAACCGTTTTTCGCGCGGGCATCGTGCCGTACCTCGTCTTTACCCATGCGGGGCTTTCCATGGCGGATTACGGGCGTCTCGTGGCGGGGGTGCTGGCCACGCACGTGGTTCCGCAGGTTCTCTGCTATCTGGCGCTGCGCGGCAGCCTGGGCAACGGATACCTGCAACTGGCCCTGCTCGTCTGCACGCAGGCGCTGCTGGTGGTCGTCATACAGATGTCGATGCTGCGGCTGCACCGCAGTCCGGCATGACGCGGTTGACACGGCAAGGAGTGGAACGACCATGATGCACGGCAAGGATTTCATCGTGTTCTCGGACGACTGGGGCAGGCATCCCTTCAGTTGTCAGCACATATTGCGCCATTTCATGCCGGGTAACCGCGTGTTGTGGGTGAACACCATAGGCATGCGCCTGCCGCGCCTGTCGCTGTACGACGCGCGCCGCGCCGTGGAGAAGCTGTACGCGTGGATGGGGCCGTCACCGGGCGAGACACGGCCACTGCCTGAAGGGTTGCGGGTGATCGCGCCGGTGATGCTGCCCTTCGCGCCGTTGGCCCCCGTGCGGGAATTCAACCGCCGCAGCGTGGTGGGCGATGTGCGGCGCGCTGCCGCCGCGTGGGGCCTGCGCGACCCCATCCTGCTGGCAACGCTGCCCAATGCGGCGGACTACGTGGGCAGGTGCGGCGAGTCGCTGGTTGTCTACTACTGCGTTGACGAGTTCGCCGTCTGGCCGGGCATGAACCTGCCGGAGATGGTGCGTTCACTGGAAGCGGATCTGCTGCGTTCCGCAGACCTGGTGGTGGGGGTGTCCGATGCCCTTGTCGCACGCAAGGGCAACGGTCGCAGCCCCACGCATCTGCTGACGCACGGGGTGGACTTCGCGCACTTCCGTACGGCGTATGACTCGCAACCCGTTCCCCCGTTTCTTGCCGACCTGACCGGGCCGGTGATCGGCTTCTACGGGCTTATCGACACGCATCTCGATGTGGAGTTGCTGGCCGGTCTGCTGGACGCCAGGCCCGACTGGACGGTGGTGCTCATCGGGGTCAAGCGCATTCCGCTTGATGCGCTGGAACGTCGTCCCAACTTCCGCTGGCTGCCTGCGGTGCCCTATGCCGATCTGCCGCGCCATGCGGCACGCTTTGACGCAGCCATCATCCCCTATCGCGTCAACGAACATACCTGCACGGCCAACCCCTTGAAACTGCGAGAATACATGGCAACCGGAAAACCCGTGGTCACGACGCCCATGACGGAAGTGCTGCGTTTTCGCGACGTCATTCATGTGGCGTCCACGGTGGGCGGATTCGTGGAGGCCATAGCGGCGGAACTGGCCGCGCCCACTCCGCCCGATGCCCGTTGGGCCGTGCTGGCCGGGGAGACATGGGAGGACAAGGCGCAGGCGTTGTCGGGCT
It encodes:
- a CDS encoding XrtA system polysaccharide deacetylase; protein product: MRNALTIDVEDYFHVSAFERCVDPDQWDSLPQRALRNTNRVLDLLDQWGLRATFFTLGWVAKRHPELVRRMASAGHEVACHGYSHRRITTMTPKSFRDDVQRSRLLLQDLSGQPVIGYRAPSYTITHSTIWALDVLIELGFSYDSSIFPIHHDIYGMPGSQRFPHVITRDDGVIKEFPPTTYQVEVLGRRVNLPVAGGGYLRLLPARLVSNAFQRLNASGRPCVLYFHPWEIDPGQPRIKASLKSRVRHYLNLATTESKLRHLFSAHSFCTMASVLFGQAAHV
- a CDS encoding FemAB family XrtA/PEP-CTERM system-associated protein, which produces MSDINVVRVDPAEGQASAAWDAYVAVASGAAGYHRMGWMRVIARAFGHKVHPLAAFEGERIVGVLPLVFMRSRLFGRFLVSLPFVNYGGLLADTPRAAQVLVEAADTLMRTLGANSIELRHVGSPRLGLSAKSHKVTMLLDLPSQPQELWRGFKDKVRNQVRKAEKSGLTVEKGGCELLRDFYDVFAVNMRDLGTPVHGRGFFEAVMDEFPAQTRIAVVRKAGAAIAAAFCYGHGATFEVPWASSLRAHRQFCPNNLLYWECIRTACTEGFLVFDFGRSSPDSGAWRFKVQWGAREVPLSWEYLLADGAPLPDLNPSNAKFGLAIRLWRHLPVAFTRLVGPHIVRSIP
- a CDS encoding DegT/DnrJ/EryC1/StrS family aminotransferase, producing the protein MRTGRGRGGDACEAFGRALRETFGMRHAFLHCTGRAALSAAFRAMRALAPTRDEVLLPAYTSYSVAAAAVHAGMRVALYDLEPDTLAPSHDSVAAAMGERTLCVVACHLFGYPVDIAALRILCQQHGAWLLDDAAQAMGASIGGRHAGTCGDVGLFSLARGKNITAVDGGVLITGSDELARQLAQDAPYAVSHAITDNASPDNASPDNVPPDDARGGVVARGAGETFCRVDAVLAAKAVVLWVCQHPRAYWLPASLPFLHIGASRLEPRFASGGLRPLQAAMALRALGRLDAVNAGRRAMAHRIVQRLRDVCGLRTVAAQPGADPVFTRLPLLPGAEGWTGGGPPQMGALGMVRSYPQSLRDLAALSPHRVAGQDCPVARWVAASLITLPTHAFVEQRDMDAMVGILVRATTKGPGGRLPVAQSAAFPGPPATSGPAGPAASTAIGGGGAR
- a CDS encoding glycosyltransferase family 2 protein; the protein is MKALFWSSFFLLAYAFAGYPALLALGTRIARRQGPAPGRASSAPTPSTTARPDVAPLAAHAADLPTVSILLSVYNEETVIAHKIANFHALEYPHDRMELCIVSDGSTDETDAIVQACGSPRVGLLRQERRGGKTLALNRAAQAATGDILVFTDANAMFRIDCVRMLVQRLADADIGLVSGISVYTDAHGAATAGGIYRRYEEWMKTRESDLFSIVGADGAAYALRRGLYAPLRPEYINDLIHPVQVVLQGRRAVSEPRAVVHEETDEGNGTAQMRRQTRIMAQSWLIFLRCLPDLVRAGQWGFVWQLASHKVLRWLALPLLAVLTVSALALAGEGAWYVLVLAGIAAGAVLAVLGARGQVGLPRTAWLFVVLHAAAVVGLFRLLRGETFVTWNPRGT
- a CDS encoding sugar-transfer associated ATP-grasp domain-containing protein; this translates as MRADYCPLPLSTFAFVNGDGDIARLHRACHRLLISRCTTVRSWGRLLISTLAWPFSSLLRSLAMAARHGGSVARRHGVSRWRQVGGSMRAAMHHNMNARLFYWFDLFRPDAPDPGTFIMPHELKVIAEVLATTSMVPDISTKTGFLRCCNELGLPHVPILASFFSDGRSEWGHGGQDAAIGNDLLLKPADWAEGPSGELWKWQEGKGNWQRQGKEADLREIEARGRELAVGHIMLMQPFVPDHPVLRRLGMLGTCTLRFSTLAVLGGEPQPLYASLRIPGGWWRAESGPETDMVARVVDFSTGELGEAVARCSHRRWKRHPDTGEAIAGLRLPLWDQAMALAARAHRNMLGYPVMAWDILIGVNESLLLDACVDPAIDLAHVPLGGPVGDRKFAASVLVHCERLGSVTAVA
- a CDS encoding O-antigen ligase family protein, coding for MYTAAIHLLTLVVFTRIGELFPVLMPLHLGKVGFAFSAMVLLAAGGRTFGELPRMPLLRHVLLLLAIAACGVPFSVWRAGALEGLEAYAQTVYVFVALVLLAVRGRVGVLRMGLLLGVMVLGTCLLLERGFSRAYVSTTYDANDLAVLFAMFIPVLVAEGMAGVGGMRVAGWVGAATAFVGMAMTQSRGGLIALGVMAVQVVLSSRRRVPLLVLLVVAAVVFYHYADASYWDRFSILGDAEDDYNVSDKTGRIELWKSGLEMTLAKPFLGVGIGQFAPANFMYGNGVYLTAHNAYIQIAAETGLVSLCIYLLMLRGMSRIISQGVARAADDVRARSRWLGLRYGLTAFMTGILFISKAYGATFYCFVALVVAMDMTERAASATREAGERWAERAAQAGRVLVAAQGVPPSRRGTAFTSGSARGAAA
- a CDS encoding oligosaccharide flippase family protein, whose translation is MSTLRYFARNSVIRVLSFAVGVGFALFVTPKVVGTLGKATYGVWVLISSVLCYYLLLEGGVMQAVAKYASAAFARGDRREVDRVCTAGVALHALSCVAALCVTALLAFFAGAFATEFVSPERLRLCLVTYSACLAFMFLFRTFTGILMAEMRWTFIALLSMARSALTSITVLIWIRPDNGLLLLAVVNGAGFLLEGMVCLYCVRCGRMASFRPSLFDLSLARNMLVYGFTFTMSEVGDSFRYRSQNYVIALFMGVREVAIFSIAMQFIGYFISLMQSAFGIMVPYFSRMQVGSDSMNIGPTLLHALRLSYVMASFIGMCLVFYGRDFIVLWLGEGFSASYDALVPLTIGAVLSLGMLPADGFLLGTARHRVLARCALAEGGCILLLSVALAGPFGMAGVAWAYCIAATVFRAGIVPYLVFTHAGLSMADYGRLVAGVLATHVVPQVLCYLALRGSLGNGYLQLALLVCTQALLVVVIQMSMLRLHRSPA
- a CDS encoding glycosyltransferase — protein: MMHGKDFIVFSDDWGRHPFSCQHILRHFMPGNRVLWVNTIGMRLPRLSLYDARRAVEKLYAWMGPSPGETRPLPEGLRVIAPVMLPFAPLAPVREFNRRSVVGDVRRAAAAWGLRDPILLATLPNAADYVGRCGESLVVYYCVDEFAVWPGMNLPEMVRSLEADLLRSADLVVGVSDALVARKGNGRSPTHLLTHGVDFAHFRTAYDSQPVPPFLADLTGPVIGFYGLIDTHLDVELLAGLLDARPDWTVVLIGVKRIPLDALERRPNFRWLPAVPYADLPRHAARFDAAIIPYRVNEHTCTANPLKLREYMATGKPVVTTPMTEVLRFRDVIHVASTVGGFVEAIAAELAAPTPPDARWAVLAGETWEDKAQALSGWMEATLAERLAARREVA